A single genomic interval of Candidatus Thermokryptus mobilis harbors:
- a CDS encoding NAD(P)/FAD-dependent oxidoreductase — translation MKIFIVGNSIASISAVREIRKWDTKSSINVISKEALEPGMPYYSPVVLPYYIEGTLSKENLFSIRDDFYRYMNVNLKLGERAIKVDAKNKVLMTDKSEYKYDKLLIASGASPRLPGIPGERNKRVYVLRTYEDAEKIKSDDSKEVVIIGGGPVGVESALALLRFKKRITIIEIAPYILSTVFSRRVAEMIERQLIENGIEILKEEKPIEISGNPVKSVKTNKRKIKCSSVIIGVGVVPNVDFVSGVLKFGPRGGILVDDKMRTSEPDIYAAGDCIELRSVIDDSIRPFPVWANAMETGRVAGANIVGKNVNYEGGIRVNSLTVFDKVYFSIGDVYDEEKLRKEIKGDGVIELYYFERNRLIGAEIVGDVKYAGLIKSVIRRKVKINIDKFNGFRDLIGMTAPSSKPVKIFEQSLL, via the coding sequence GTGAAAATTTTTATCGTAGGAAATAGTATCGCAAGCATCTCAGCCGTTCGCGAGATAAGAAAATGGGACACGAAAAGTTCAATAAATGTAATCTCAAAGGAAGCGCTTGAGCCGGGGATGCCTTACTATTCCCCGGTCGTTTTGCCCTATTATATTGAGGGGACCTTGTCAAAGGAAAATTTATTTTCAATACGAGATGACTTTTACAGGTATATGAATGTGAACCTGAAACTTGGCGAGCGAGCTATTAAGGTTGACGCTAAAAATAAAGTTTTAATGACTGACAAGAGTGAATACAAGTATGATAAACTCCTTATAGCAAGTGGGGCTTCGCCGAGGTTACCCGGTATCCCGGGGGAGAGGAATAAGAGGGTTTATGTTTTGAGAACTTATGAGGACGCAGAAAAAATCAAAAGTGATGATTCAAAAGAGGTTGTCATAATTGGGGGCGGACCGGTTGGTGTTGAGTCGGCACTTGCACTTTTAAGGTTTAAAAAGAGGATAACAATAATTGAGATAGCGCCTTACATCTTGAGCACTGTTTTCAGCAGACGGGTTGCGGAAATGATTGAGAGACAACTTATTGAAAATGGGATTGAAATTTTAAAAGAGGAGAAGCCAATTGAAATATCAGGAAATCCTGTTAAGTCCGTAAAGACGAATAAAAGAAAGATAAAATGCTCATCTGTGATAATCGGGGTTGGGGTTGTTCCAAATGTTGATTTTGTAAGTGGTGTTTTGAAGTTTGGACCAAGGGGTGGAATTCTTGTTGACGACAAAATGCGCACATCTGAGCCAGATATTTACGCTGCTGGTGATTGCATTGAGCTAAGAAGCGTAATTGATGACTCAATAAGACCTTTCCCTGTTTGGGCTAACGCAATGGAAACGGGAAGGGTTGCGGGGGCAAATATCGTAGGAAAGAATGTTAATTACGAGGGCGGTATAAGAGTTAATTCGCTTACCGTTTTTGATAAGGTTTACTTTTCAATCGGAGATGTTTACGATGAAGAGAAACTTCGCAAGGAAATTAAAGGCGACGGGGTTATTGAACTTTACTATTTTGAAAGAAATCGCCTCATTGGTGCCGAAATCGTTGGAGATGTTAAATATGCGGGACTTATAAAAAGTGTCATCAGAAGAAAAGTCAAAATTAACATAGATAAATTCAACGGTTTTCGCGACCTCATCGGGATGACAGCACCTTCCTCTAAACCTGTTAAAATTTTTGAACAAAGTTTGCTTTGA
- a CDS encoding GNAT family N-acetyltransferase produces the protein MKRQLFEKIETKEFSAYDMEHIVKFQKELKEKGCYSFFCERMFIELLKEIQSSGSLFGRIAYLGDKPVGFIFGDTQPKWYQGPECAWLIAIVVHPDYRRRGIGRRLLVEFLDKVRELGLRRVCTVTEFADEETLGFLRKMGFKYGRFVQLEKQI, from the coding sequence TTGAAGAGGCAACTTTTTGAGAAGATTGAAACTAAGGAGTTTTCGGCTTACGATATGGAGCATATTGTAAAGTTTCAAAAGGAATTAAAAGAGAAGGGATGTTATAGCTTTTTTTGTGAGAGGATGTTTATTGAACTTTTAAAAGAAATACAGAGTTCGGGAAGTTTGTTTGGTAGAATTGCCTATCTTGGCGACAAGCCAGTTGGATTTATTTTTGGGGATACGCAACCCAAATGGTATCAAGGTCCTGAGTGTGCTTGGCTTATAGCAATTGTTGTCCATCCGGATTACAGAAGGAGAGGCATTGGAAGACGTCTTTTGGTTGAGTTTCTTGACAAGGTTAGGGAGCTTGGATTGAGAAGGGTTTGCACGGTTACTGAATTTGCGGATGAGGAGACGCTCGGCTTTTTGCGGAAGATGGGATTTAAATATGGGAGATTTGTTCAACTTGAAAAACAAATTTGA
- a CDS encoding hydrogenase small subunit, whose product MQRQETFYEAVKRSGISRRDFLRFCLLTTAYLGLESTMFPKIVRALESKPRPPIYWLNFAACTCCTESLIRSSHPLISDVVLNIISLDYMETIQVAAGHQAEEIVWEGMKKNFGNYILAVEGSVPTKDGGVYCTVGGMTALEYLKKASQGAKAIISVGSCSSFGCVTTAHPNPTGAKPIYKLISDKPVVNIPGCPPIAEVIVGTIVHLITFDSLPALDNLKRPRVFYGQRIHDKCYRRAFFDAGMFVEKFDDEGARKGWCLYKVGCRGPVTYNACSVVRWNEGTSFPIQSGHPCLGCSEPDYWDNRPLYQHVADVPLPGFATADDIGKGFAIGVAVATGAHLVASIVKKATQKAKESKVEEKKQKEE is encoded by the coding sequence ATGCAGAGGCAGGAGACATTTTATGAGGCGGTGAAAAGAAGCGGGATCTCAAGGCGTGATTTTTTGAGGTTCTGTCTTCTTACCACCGCCTATCTTGGGCTTGAGAGCACAATGTTTCCGAAAATTGTTCGTGCCCTTGAGTCAAAACCTCGTCCCCCAATTTATTGGCTTAACTTTGCAGCTTGCACTTGTTGCACGGAGTCATTGATAAGGTCTTCACATCCGTTGATTTCAGATGTCGTCTTAAATATAATCTCGCTTGACTATATGGAAACGATTCAAGTTGCAGCTGGTCATCAAGCGGAGGAAATAGTTTGGGAGGGGATGAAAAAGAACTTTGGAAATTATATCCTCGCTGTTGAGGGTTCTGTCCCAACAAAGGATGGGGGTGTTTATTGCACAGTTGGCGGAATGACAGCGCTTGAATATCTTAAAAAAGCTTCTCAAGGCGCAAAAGCGATCATCTCCGTCGGTTCTTGTTCCTCATTCGGTTGTGTCACGACAGCACATCCAAATCCAACGGGAGCTAAACCGATTTACAAGTTGATAAGCGATAAGCCAGTTGTAAATATCCCGGGTTGCCCGCCAATAGCTGAAGTTATTGTCGGAACGATAGTTCATTTAATTACATTTGACTCTTTGCCAGCGCTTGATAACTTGAAACGACCGAGGGTGTTTTATGGACAGAGAATTCATGACAAATGTTATCGCAGAGCATTTTTTGATGCGGGTATGTTCGTTGAGAAATTTGATGATGAAGGAGCAAGAAAGGGATGGTGTCTGTATAAAGTTGGTTGTAGGGGACCGGTCACATATAATGCTTGTTCGGTTGTCAGATGGAATGAAGGGACAAGCTTTCCGATTCAATCTGGACATCCCTGCCTTGGTTGTTCCGAGCCAGATTATTGGGACAATAGACCACTTTATCAACATGTTGCGGATGTTCCTTTGCCTGGATTTGCAACGGCTGATGACATAGGTAAAGGATTTGCAATTGGGGTTGCAGTTGCAACAGGGGCTCATCTTGTAGCTTCAATTGTTAAAAAAGCAACCCAGAAAGCGAAAGAATCAAAAGTTGAAGAAAAGAAACAAAAGGAGGAGTGA